The DNA window TTCATAGAACTAATACAGAATTTAAGTTTGCATCTTGATTGGAGGATTCCCCTTTATCCTCTCGATGCTtccacaaaaacaagaaaatgaaaagaaaaacttcTTGAAATTCACTCTCCTTTTCTTTTGCAGGAAAGTGATTACACCACACTACTCTGAAGTCTCACTTCACTGTACAGGGGTGCCCTGTGAACCCCTAGCCTAGCATATTCCCTGCCTGACAGGGGCTCTTTCCCAGTTCTTCCTGTCTCTCTGGCCTCCTGCTGTAGCAGAGTGTAAGACACAAATGTGTTAGCAAGcaattttttttggtaacattgATCTGATATTGATACTGTATTACACAGGtcatgaataaacaaaacaaaatcaaaacaacgaTGACAGGAATACAGACTTTCAAAAGAATTTTCCACCAGGTTCCTGAAGTGAGCCATGACAGGGGATCCCACTCTGATCCCACTCCACTATCTCTGGTTGGGAATGTACGTACAACAGCTTTCCACATACACTCGTCCGGGTGGCTGTCTGTCCATCTTTTCAGTCTCACAATGTTCCTTTTTACAGTTTCGATGATGATGGTGAGGAGGGCAGCAAAacctactacacacacacacacacaagtccaCTTACCACCAATTTGGGTTGGGGAACCCTGGGACCCATAGCTGGGAGCGAGGGATTAGTTggtttcttcagcagccaaaggtttggtaaaaacaagaatagtagttccaacacacaccacactacgggccgatctggctacagaatcacgccttgttgtgttttgtcactttccttatatactcagaccagacaaagagataccaaatgtaattgtaaaaaccttttggtttttaggttcccgtgctccagggtcacacctggctggaacactttcagagacccaaaaggagtaCACACCACCTtcccaacagaacacagttctaccaagttctaatcttttccataatataagtgattactgtgaaattgagaccaatttaccaatctcactgagacctttcaaatgagaccaaacatgagagtgaagaacaataggttcataagacacacgacatataatgccttattcctaatgaactttaaaccaagtcttttgggcagaaggaggggaagcaggaagagcagaggtgaggagggtgtcaaACACAATGGGGGTGGGGGGGTTGTCAAGGcagacgagcagacccaattgcagaagaaaattttatttgaacaaataaaggTTTTAGTATAATAGTCCAAAAGGGGGTGAAACAGCTGGCAGTCAACTCCAGCCACAATCACAGCTGCAGAGGAGGTGAAGGACGGGTCATCTAACAGACACAGTTCGATGGGACGAAGGGTGAACCAGACCCAACCGGTGGGGCAGGAAAAGGTGGCCGGCCAAAACGGTCGCTGAGAAGCCTCCCACTGAAGCCACGTCCAGCATCCACCCACTAGAGGACCGAGACAGGGACTGGCACCCGAAGATCGGTGAGAGGAGAGTCCTTAGCTGGGCAAAAAGTGAACTGGAGAGATGGGGGCAGAAGACGGGGGGGAAACAGGAAActaacaaaaatagaaaaaggcAAAAAGCAATAACTAGACTGAGACCGGGACTATGACtggacaaacacaaaactgaGCAAACTAGTCAACAGAGGTTCAGCGTCAGAATGAACTAACATCAGACGACGAactgacaaaggacagaaaacacaaggagattaagtagggagggtaattaacagaaatggggtgcaggagtgtgaaacaattagggttaacaagaggggaggagttaacagcaaagcacatggcgagctgtcaaaacaaaggccatgtgcttcaggacaacaaaacacaagacaaacacaacaggccgCTGCCAACCacttttgttcctttgaatatcccttctcagattagtcttattgcatttacaggttttgattcacctccttacattGTCTTTAACCAAAATGTGCAAAAGGCACATGGTGCAGAAAGATGGAGAGGAATAAGGAGAAATATATTTGGccgcagatatatatatatataggttgtTCTGACCCTACAGAGACAAGCACTGGGGAGGATaaatggatgggtggatggatggatggatggatggataaatggatggatggatggatggatggatgttcaGTACTGTGAGggttcctctctctttttttcctaaCCAATCTCTTCTCTGATCCATGTTTCCAAACAAAATCATTCCAAAGCCATCCATTTATCATCCAAAGAGtgtaagagaaagagaggaaccCTCACAGTACtgaacatccatccatccatatattcCATACAGTATCCTCAGCACTTGTCCCCTTAGGGCAGAAGTGTCAAGTAATGAAGTACAAATACTTTGTTACCTTACTTGCGTAGAAATTTTGGGTATCTATAATTTACTGAAGTAATTTGCCacaataattttacaataactGTTACTTGTTACTGCTATTTCATTTTGGCTTGTTTCATTCTGGCTTGTTATCGTTcaaaagacaacaacaaaaaaactattattatttctccACTACTGGCTCCTTTATGCAAATTAAGCAACAGTAGGTAATTTGATAGGGAgatgtttgaataaattaacatttgtgATTTGCAATTCTACCTTTGTAGGTAAGTAGGCTATTTTAACTTTGTAACATTACCACAATAGTCCTATGTGGCATGGCCTAAACTTTTGGCCTTAACTCATTCCCAGcgtttcttaaaaatgttgcCAGCTACCGtcagcatttttgatgattttaaccTAAATTTGATGgccttcagaatattttctgctatGCACATATATTCCTTACTAAAAAAGTAGTCAAGATTAAGTATagttaagtaaaactaaaagtgGAGTGAATTGGCCCACTTAAGTACaaaaagtttactttttaaGTATAAGTAAGTATAAGTGCTCTGTTCCAATGGTTGTGGGTTTTACGGCAATCCGCGTAATAACGGCATGTGCTCGGTGTGCTACAAAGACTCCTTACAGCGACAGAACAATAGCGGCAGGTCCAGCGATCCAGTGTCTTCCAGCCTTAGCAGTAAAGGAGAATCTGTGACCGTACAATCGACGTCACAGCATGAGCAGAACAGTCAGAGTTTTTCAAcgccagcagcagcagtagtTACACATAAAGAAGGTGCTTCAGCAGCTCAATCAGGCCCGAAAACACCAGAAGAAGTGTCGTGCAGTAAATTGAGGAGAAACATCCAGGAGTCCAAGGCGGGTAGCTCATCGCCGGAGGATTGCATATCGAGAGGAAAGAGGAAGCTTGACGAAACTTGCCAGCCCATAGAAAGAGTGTCTGCCTCAGATGTCTCGGAGCAAACCTCAGATGTACCAGAGCAATCCAGACCCAAGAAAAACCGGTGCTTCTCTTGCCGCAAAAAAGTGGGGCTCACTGGCTTCGACTGCCGGTGCGGACACTTGTTTTGCAGCATCCACCGATACTCAGATACTCACAGCTGTAGCTTCGATTACAAGGCCGATGCAGCTGAGAAGATAAGGAAAGAAAACCCTCTTATTGTTGGGGAGAAAATCAAGAAAATCTGAGTTAAggattgcaattttttttttttttttttttttttttttttttgttaccctCTTTACCTTAAAACCTTGAATTGTGCATGCTACAATGAAACACATACGCAAATTTATTTTGTCCCTTTGTTTCATTTTACCTCTCaagtttatttacttataagGCTGTGGTATGTATACcgtgaaatatttatataattaatttaatttgcattaataaatgggTTTTAGTTCTCACATGCTGAGATGACTCGGGGTGACCTTGCATTTCTGGTGATGAACGAAGCTTGCATGTTAAAGCCATTGCCAGAAAGTtattttaggtttgtttttgttttgttttttttcaatgactattgtaagcaaaaaaaattacatttaaataatataaaaaaaaagataaggtTTTATCACTGTATTTGCAacattggattaaaaaaaaaaggttttaggttTATAAGCCATTTCAAATATACAGATTATGTTTGCGACTACGGTCTCTGGTTGAACAGGTTTTTTTGCACTTCATTACAGACTGTGATTTAACATTTTTCCTCATAGTTCATTTATTAGAGCGAGTGGAAGTTGCGAGTGgttatatttatgtttgtgtattcaCTGCATTCATGTTCAATAAAGTTTTACACGCCACACTGTAGCAAGCGCTCCAGTGCCTCGCGTTTCATAAAGtatgttaaatcatctaaaccagcaacatgtatgttagaccctattccatctaaactattaaaagatctgcttccagaagtcatagatcctattttgaacattattaattcatcattgtcattaggttatgttcccaaaacctttaaactggctgtagttaaacctctcattaagaaaccacatcttgatcccaaagacttagtaaattacagaccaatctctaatctcccttttctgtcaaagatactagaaaaggtagtatcctcacaactgtattcctttttaggaaaaaatggtgtctgtgaggatttccaatcaggttttagaccgtaccatagtactgagactgctctcattagagttactaatgacttgcttctatcatctgatcgtggttttatctcgttattagtgctattagatcttagcgcagcattcgatactatcgatcacaacattctcttggatagactagaaaactatgttggcattagag is part of the Puntigrus tetrazona isolate hp1 chromosome 16, ASM1883169v1, whole genome shotgun sequence genome and encodes:
- the LOC122360809 gene encoding AN1-type zinc finger protein 6-like: MTKHRQLVDAIDATVDDVLSACVNKYPDAAIIVAGDFNKNNLRQEMLCSNGCGFYGNPRNNGMCSVCYKDSLQRQNNSGRSSDPVSSSLSSKGESVTVQSTSQHEQNSQSFSTPAAAVVTHKEGASAAQSGPKTPEEVSCSKLRRNIQESKAGSSSPEDCISRGKRKLDETCQPIERVSASDVSEQTSDVPEQSRPKKNRCFSCRKKVGLTGFDCRCGHLFCSIHRYSDTHSCSFDYKADAAEKIRKENPLIVGEKIKKI